AACGTGTCAAATTTAACTCCAATCGCTCTGGTTAACTTTTCTTTACATACTTATAAATTTTCCCGCCGACTTACTTATGTCTTGGATTAACGGCAAAATTAAAAGGGAAGGTAGTTAGTCCTGAAGCACTTATGAAAGATGAGTGGTATTTTGCAGATAAAGAAAGCTGCCAATGCTACATTATTAATACTTGGATTGAAGCAGAGAAAGAATACGAGCAGGTTGGTTTTGAAAAAGGTAGAAGACTGAATAGAGCAGTTTGGCTCATTTCTGCGGCTCTAGTAACTCTCACTATCAGTACAATACTCGTAACTATTTTCTCAGATTAAACATTTTGCACGATCTAAAGTTACAAAAGAAGATAGGCGATCGCTCTCCCCAATCCTACTTTTAGATAGTGGGCGATCGCATTTCCCAGATCATACTTTTGAATAAATGGCGATCGCTCTTTCCCAAAATCTTGCTGTTAGATAGTGGGCGATCGCTTTTTCCAAACCATAATGTTAGATAATGGGCGATCGCTTTTTCCAAACCATAATTTTGAATAAATGGGGATTGCCATACAAATCGGTTTTAGGTGGTAGGTACATCTGCATCTATCTCATTGACCATTTCTGGGAAAGACACTGATTCCAGAACAGATAGAAGATTCACTGCTTTAGCCAGCAGATATGGTGTATCTTCGTAATCATCTCGACTGGGTAGAACAATTTGAATCGGTTTACCTAGATCGTCCACACCCTTTTCAAAAACGAGCAACCGTGGGTTGAGATGAGCGATCGCCATCCAGTGATGATGCTGGAGATAGTTGACCATTTCCGCGACGTGAAGTTCTTGAATTCGAGGATAAATTGACAAGAGTTCAGGGGTCACGACCAATCTCCTGTTTTGACATTCTCTATTAAGGTTAGCAAAGATTCTGGGTTGAGGCGTTGCGATCTGGCTATGCGGATTCTGACAGATTGGCGATTTTCGCTGAGATTGCCACCAAGGTATTCCCAGTAGCAAGTTCCTTGCAATCTCAGTTCTGATTCTTCACAAATCAGCCATTGAGTGGGATCGGGAGGTAGTGCTAACAAAATTAGAATACAGGGAATCGCGGCTCTCATGCTGCGTCTGAGAATCAAATCATTGTAGGTTTTCACTTCTAGGTCATAGATAACATGAGTGGAGTCTAGTTGCCATTGGGTTGAAGCTTTGAGTTGAAAACTGAGGGAAAAGCCAGATTCAACTCGTCGATTTTGACGCACAGCAACTTCATCAAAGCTACCATCTACGCCATAGTCATATTCCCGAATAGCTAAGTTGAGTCCCGCACGTCCGGCGATCGCCCGAACATAGGCACGGCTTAACGCTTCAGCAATATGTTGGTCAGTTAACACAGTCAGTCACTTCTAGTTAGGAATAGCTGGCTGCATCGTAGCACGAGTAGTTCTAGATTTATTTTGATAAGGCGCGATCGCTCTTTCCCAATTCTACTTCTAGACAATAGGCGATCGCACTTTCCCAAATCTTACTTTTAGATAATGGGCGATCGCTCCTGCTCAATCATACTTGAATACAGAAGGCGATCGCTTTTCCTATCCTGTTTCTAAATAATATGCGATCGCCCCACCAAAAACTTTCCCCATCACTGCGATCACTTTTCCTATCCTGTTTCTAAATAATATGCGATCGCCCAATCAAAAACTTTCCTCATCGGTGCGATCGCACTTCCCAAATCATAATGTTGGATAATGGGCGAGCGCTCTTTTCCAATCATACTTTTAGATAA
The Merismopedia glauca CCAP 1448/3 genome window above contains:
- a CDS encoding DUF4365 domain-containing protein encodes the protein MLTDQHIAEALSRAYVRAIAGRAGLNLAIREYDYGVDGSFDEVAVRQNRRVESGFSLSFQLKASTQWQLDSTHVIYDLEVKTYNDLILRRSMRAAIPCILILLALPPDPTQWLICEESELRLQGTCYWEYLGGNLSENRQSVRIRIARSQRLNPESLLTLIENVKTGDWS